A part of Botrytis cinerea B05.10 chromosome 2, complete sequence genomic DNA contains:
- the BcStr2 gene encoding BcStr2 codes for MSVIELGESVPALTPHATSVSLPTWKDNVGYEEGDQRVMGKLTTGYPRFFIHKLIVAFADDIVKAHGSQNEQAMLFPSPKTARSCVAFMLSRDKSISPNQLSVIDLVLERNQTSSEVLTKISPSISAVLFAKELFPVAKQYWQHSGDGVSSRRAEFCHTLFQEGLLVKKTNPPSPQDGGKLCKGPRRYQKGSIDKTSRGHNGSGTGDSHHSPISPINSEARESSQFLEERFGRNLDVSFVNNARSAIRRRIAGSLVGEVDLSETPSKDMASNMRGVAELSEDDVYLYPCGMNSIYNAHQMLLKSRGSLKSISFGFPYVDTLKILEKFGPGCNFYGNGSSEDLDDLEKRLKAGEKYLALFCEFPGNPMLNCPDLKRIRALADEYDFAVVVDETIGNFINVHVLPFADIVVSSLTKIFSGECNVMGGSAIFNTGGKYYQSLKSVAKTEYEDNYWAEDVMFMERNSRHFVSRIEKINDNAEVICDILRAHPLIKSVYYPKYNASRTFYDDCRTPNGGYGGLLSLTFKEMPQAVAFYDKIETAKGPSLGTNFTLTSPYVILAHYMELDWAAQFGIPAELIRISVGLEDASDLKARFATALKAAEDAIA; via the exons ATGTCGGTAATTGAACTTGGAGAGTCTGTACCTGCCTTGACGCCACAT GCCACAAGTGTTTCCTTGCCAACGTGGAAGGACAATGTTGGTTACGAAGAGGGTGACCAAAGGGTCATGGGGAAATTGACCACTGGATATCCTCG ATTCTTCATTCACAAACTTATCGTTGCATTCGCCGATGATATTGTCAAGGCCCATGGCAGCCAGAATGAGCAGGCGATGCTCTTCCCATCGCCTAAGACAGCCAGGAGTTGTGTGGCGTTTATGCTTTCAAGGGACAAGTCAATATCTCCAAATCAGCTTAGTGTAATCGATTTGGTCCTTGAGCGTAATCAAACCTCATCAGAAGTCCTCACCAAGATTTCTCCTTCCATTTCCGCTGTCTTGTTTGCCAAGGAATTGTTCCCGGTTGCGAAGCAATACTGGCAACACTCTGGAGACGGCGTTTCTAGCAGAAGGGCTGAATTTTGCCACACTCTGTTCCAAGAAGGATTACTAGTGAAAAAGACAAACCCGCCAAGTCCTCAGGATGGTGGCAAGCTATGCAAAGGTCCCAGGAGATACCAGAAAGGCTCTATAGATAAGACATCCAGAGGCCACAACGGCTCAGGTACGGGCGACAGCCATCATTCCCCTATCTCGCCGATAAACTCTGAGGCTCGGGAAAGCTCGCAGTTCCTAGAGGAACGCTTTGGTCGAAATCTTGACGTTTCTTTCGTGAACAATGCAAGATCGGCAATTCGCCGTCGGATCGCTGGTTCATTGGTTGGTGAAGTTGATTTGTCTGAGACTCCGAGCAAAGACATGGCTTCTAATATGCGTGGAGTCGCCGAGCTTTCTGAGGACGATGTCTACCTCTATCCTTGCGGTATGAACTCGATTTATAACGCCCACCAGATGCTGTTGAAAAGCAGAGGCTCTTTGAAAAGCATATCTTTCGGTTTCCCATATGTCGATACTCTTAAAATTTTGGAAAAATTTGGTCCCGGCTGCAACTTTTATGGCAACGGCTCTTCCGAAGATTTAGATGACTTggagaaaagattgaaagcgGGAGAAAAATATCTCGCACTATTTTGTGAATTTCCAGGAAATCCAATGCTGAATTGTCCGGATCTAAAACGGATCCGGGCATTGGCAGATGAATACGACTTTGCTGTGGTGGTCGATGAGACCATTGGAAATTTTATCAATGTTCACGTTCTACCATTTGCAGACATAGTCGTAAGCAGTCTCACCAAAATCTTCTCGGGAGAATGCAACGTTATGGGTGGAAGCGCCATCTTTAACACTGGTGGAAAGTACTATCAATCCTTGAAGTCTGTAGCTAAAACAGAATACGAAGATAACTACTGGGCCGAAGACGTTATGTTCATGGAACGCAACAGTCGCCACTTTGTATCTCGAATCGAAAAAATCAACGATAACGCAGAAGTTATCTGTGATATTCTTCGAGCCCACCCATTGATAAAGTCGGTTTACTACCCCAAATACAACGCTTCTAGAACTTTCTACGACGATTGTCGTACACCGAACGGAGGATATGGCGGGCTTCTTTCATTAACCTTTAAAGAGATGCCTCAAGCAGTCGCATTTTATGATAAAATTGAAACTGCGAAAGGCCCAAGTCTGGGAACCAACTTCACATTAACTTCACCTTATGTGATCCTAGCTCATTATATGGAACTAGACTGGGCGGCACAATTTGGGATACCTGCTGAACTCATTCGGATCAGTGTTGGTCTTGAGGATGCTAGTGACCTGAAAGCGAGGTTTGCGACGGCATTGAAAGCAGCAGAAGATGCAATTGCTTGA